In the genome of Candidatus Cloacimonadota bacterium, the window TGAAAGAACTGATCAAAGGAAAAATATCTGACGAAAATAAAGAAAAAATGCACGACATCTGCAAGAAAGTGATCGCAAAATTTTAATGGTAGAATGCAAGGAATGAAGAATTAATGGCTAACATTAAAGAGATTAAAACCAGAATTGAGAGCATCAAAAATACAAAGCAGATAACCAATGCTATGAAAATGGTAGCTGCTGCCAATCTGCGAAAAGCTCAGGACAGAATAGTTAAAGCCAGACCTTATGCAGATGTTATCGATGAAATGCTGCGTTCTATCAAACTGAAAAATGCTTCAAATTTACATCCGCTGCTGGAAGATTCGGAAAAAAATGATAAAACAGCTGTGATCATCGTAACTTCCGACCGAGGAATGTGTGGATCGTTCAATTACCAGATCATTAAAAAATCAATGGAATATATCCAAAAAAATCCCAAGACCGATATAATCTGCTTGGGTAAGAAAGGATATGATTATATCAAGAAGCGTTCAGATAAGATCATCAAACCTTATCTGAATCTTTTTAATGAAATGAATTTTGATATTTCTACCGATGTAGCAAATCAGATCACAAACCTATTTTTGGAACAGAATTATGATAGAATCGATGTGATTTACAATGAGTTTAAATCTGCAATTCAACAGGATATTATAGTAAAGCAACTGCTTCCAATTATGCCCACAGAAGATGAAGATATATCCAAGCTGGATTATATTTATGAACCTGATGAAGATACCATCATCGATGAGCTGGGAAGAAAATATATTCATGTGGAGATCTGGCGCATTATGCTGGAATCTTCTGCAGCTGAGCAGGGAGCCAGGATGACAGCAATGGATTCTGCTACCGAAAATGCATCCGAATTGATAGAATCACTTACATTAAAATACAACCGGGCAAGACAGGCTGCTATTACGACTGAAATAATTGAAATTGCTTCCGGAGCAGAAGCAATCCAAAAGTAAAATGAGATAAAATTATAAGAGGTATTTATGGTTGAAGGAAAAGTGATACAGGTTATCGGACCTGCTGTCGATGTAGAATTCCCGGAAGGTAAGCTGCCGGCAATATATAACGCACTAAAAATATCGAGAAAAGGTTTTCCGGACTTGATCCTGGAAGTACAAATGCATCTGGGAGAAAATAAGGTCCGAACCGTGGCAATGGATTCAACAGACGGTCTGGTTAGAGAACAGAAAGTTATTGATACTGGCGAATCGATTTCTGTTCCGGTAGGTGAAGAAGTTTTAGGAAGAATTTTGAACGTTGTTGGAGAACCGATCGACGAACAAGGAGAAGTGAAATCTAAAGAAAGATATCCTATCCATCGTCAAGCACCGGCATTTGAAAATCTTTCTACCGAAGAAGAAATTTTGGAAACAGGAATTAAAGTTGTGGATCTGATCGAACCTTATTCTAAAGGCGGAAAGATCGGACTTTTCGGTGGGGCAGG includes:
- the atpG gene encoding ATP synthase F1 subunit gamma; its protein translation is MANIKEIKTRIESIKNTKQITNAMKMVAAANLRKAQDRIVKARPYADVIDEMLRSIKLKNASNLHPLLEDSEKNDKTAVIIVTSDRGMCGSFNYQIIKKSMEYIQKNPKTDIICLGKKGYDYIKKRSDKIIKPYLNLFNEMNFDISTDVANQITNLFLEQNYDRIDVIYNEFKSAIQQDIIVKQLLPIMPTEDEDISKLDYIYEPDEDTIIDELGRKYIHVEIWRIMLESSAAEQGARMTAMDSATENASELIESLTLKYNRARQAAITTEIIEIASGAEAIQK